Genomic segment of Gouania willdenowi chromosome 17, fGouWil2.1, whole genome shotgun sequence:
ctctctctctctctctctccctccctctctcctctctcctccCAGGGTTACCAGGGAATGGTTGATGGTGGGGACAACATCATAGAGGCAACATGGGAAAGTGTCTCCAGCATGCTACAAGTGGTGAGCCTGGCTTTCTACTGCGTGTTATCACTGCTATATTTCAAGtggttatattaaaaaaaacaccatctcttattttgatatatatttatcagataaagacacagtgtaggcctcattgatcaatgaatcaaagatcacttgctcaaaaaaaaaaaaaaatgtaaaaaggttgaaagtttgttttgatctccattgTAAACATCAGGTttattgtcggaaaagtttcgcGGACGGAcgaatagaagtgtttttactctatTCTTATCGTGATTTCTTGTATTTGCCAccaaaaaactctgccaaagtgacttcccaacacatttctgctgttttcatggACCAAAAGTTGCTACAAAACAtgctaacaaacatccacattcaCAGATGGACGGAGGGACAGACAAACGCTggtgaaaacacacattgatGGTAAAAATGAAGGTAAAACACGTCTATGCATCCGTccacgggactccacatcccacaatgcaattcgTGAAACTTCTCCGACAATGTCAGTGTTTATCGTGGAAATCATACATTTTTGAACGTCAATTTGAACCTTTTACGTCTTAAGCTTTCATAGCGGACACTTCTGGAGTTTTCCTGTTCTCcacgtgctgcgtgggtttcctcctggtactccagcttcctcttacgatccaaaaacatgactgtatagttgattggagtctctgaattgcccataggagtgaatgtgagtgtgagggGTTGTcggtgtgtgttgccctgcgatggacagtgtgagccggagataggaACCGGCaaacccccgcgaccctgaaaaacagggaCAAGAGGATCTGAAAATGGAAGGATGGATATTTCTAGCGTGTTTAAATTCACCAGGTTTTAGCATGACGACAATGATTCTGCCTTGTGGTGATGACACGCtactgtactgtatgtgttaTAACACGCGCTGTTTTGAGACACAGCTAGGTCAACGGTGTGTCACACTGTCTGTTACACAACCTGTTACGCAGCCTGTTGTTTTTATGGGGAAAAATATCATGGAAATGGGATTGATTTATTTGAAGAAAGAACATATATGACCATGTATTGATGTAGCTTCAGACACACTGCTACagtctgtgtctttctctccatgtctTGATCGGCAAAGTCTTGTTTTGTGTtaatgtcaggccagaatcagcagatCAGATGCATAATTTACACAGTGGTGATCACTGATGGCACAATgctcacatatgagagtgtgcatgacacagcgctgctcaaaCCTAATGGATAATGCAGACTGATTTACAGacttgctgcattaactcagatcaataggacggtttctgtctgatgtactgatcagagcaaagttataCATTGAATTTTTTCCTTTAGTTTTCTacgttattaaatgtttgtgcagtaaaaagagaagtccacctgcctcAAATTTTACTACCTCAATGTCAGTGTGCGTGTGCGCAATGACGTCTCTacattaaacgagcaaaacgctcatttaattGCTGCAATCTTCGTGAATTccgcgcagcaggtgaggaaactgcgttgCTAAAAGATTTAGGGTAGCAACtggattaccaccctttatttcagatcttagtgaatccgcccctgacTGTTCTCAGCCTGCCCGTCCTCCCCCTCACCTAAAACACCTGGTTCTGATCAGTAATCAGGtacagagggaggaggagctgtataTAAGGCGTGAGAGGACCACAAGAAGAGATGCACAACAATGTTCAACCAGCAGCAGACCTGTGGGGAGAGGTTCTTCTGCTCTCCCTCAATGATTGtgagtttgttattttagtttggtaGTTTAGGGGGCGGACGCAGATTGCAACGGCCCTagagggttggcccagtgtcctcctttttgttgaatttggccagggtctccagtctcttttgagttattttgattCTGTTTTTAAGAACTTTGCTTTAATAAACACTTAAGTCTTTATTTCTGTTTGGCGTCATTTATGTTGTGACCCCTCATGCCTTTAGATAGACATCCTAGAGGGGGCTATAACATGGGACACTgatcattttttactttattaatgCACAGACCTcatctgtggctctgatgctatgttcatacagctcagcctacatcataaggtggacaatatttgtattttatacaccttgtattatcttacaggatTGAGGTTCTCtgcatcaccacagaatacatgaaggaataaatcaattaatttaATGGTTTGAAAGCGCCTGACTCATGCAGgatttatcagctgactaatggaGATCAGTCCATTAGATAACATCTATGTTTCCTATTGGATGTCATCGATagatgaaaggattgcatcaaagTCTAAATATTCggtctctcctgtcagcgtcacatcagatccacacagtgacatgTTCACAGAATGACCCACCTTTTATTGGGCAGATTggtttctaagagaactgattggtcatgAGATCTTTCGgatcttatccacttcataacctggtcccaaccaggttaggtgtttagtctaagttaccgaagtgatttagccccgtaagaagttatccagcgtcgtagtacagcacacaccgaATAAATCCCATAAGTTGgagcgataagaggaaatccagctttgtagtacagaccCTAGAAGTAAAATTTCTTGGCCAAATATTATGTCTTTTCTCAGGGTGGCACAGTCATCGGCAGCGCTCGATGTAAAGAGTTTCGTACCCACGAAGGTCGCCTGAAAGCCGCACTAAACCTGGTGAAGCACAGCATCACCAACCTGTGTGTGATCGGTGGAGATGGAAGCCTGACTGGAGCCAACCTGTTCAGGGAAGAGTGGAGCGGCTTGTTAAATGAGCTTGTTGAGCAAGGTGACTGTTCTTTCTCTCTAATCAACCCTGTGCTTTAGTAAAGATTTGAAACTAAAACTGGTTGTTTCCTTTCAGGTCTGGTAAGTGAGGAGGAAGTGCGTAGTAACTCTGAGCTGCACATCGTTGGTATGGTGGGCTCCATTGACAATGACTTCTGTGGCACGGACATGACGATTGGTACAGACTCAGCCCTTCACCGCATCATCGAGGTGGTGGACGCCATCATGACTACAGCTCAGAGGTGAACACATAACACAGATTTAACCAAAAGCAAATAATCCTTAATATGATGTTGGTAGTGCAGTTGTCATCACAGACTTGGTAGAAAATCTTAATATtgataattttatgttattgttgttttctagCCACCAAAGGACATTTGTTCTTGAAGTCATGGGCAGGCACTGTGGGTGAGTGCTTTCTTTTATGTTGGCCATTATAAACTACTGTATGTATTTACTGAATACTTCTGCACTCCTTAATTTTAAAGAACTAATAATACAAACACTAAAGAAATTGGCTAAGATGACTTTGTTAAATGTGTTGCATGTCTCCTGTGTGTGCATATTTGTGCAGATACCTCGCCATGGTCAGTGCTCTGGCATGTGGAGCTGATTGGGTTTTTATCCCAGAAATGCCTCCTGAGGATGACTGGGAAGACGTCATGTGTCAAAAACTTTCTgaggtaaaaataaacacaaaacctgCTTTTTATTGCGAAGTTTAGTTAATGTGAAAAGTACGAATTACAATGTTCATTCTTCTCTCAGCAAGCATCTCATTAAGTGTTCATGGGGATAAGAATAAATCAAAATCTGTCGTTTTGACATTTTGAAACCTAACTTCTTCTCTGGGTTTTTATCAATGGATGCCTCACCTGCAGAAATGTTGCAGGTTCAACCAAACTTTGAGCAACTGAATCCTGATTTATCCAAAAATGTACAGTAGTTGTTGCTCTCAGTAATTCTTAAACACTTAAACAGGAGATTGTCTATTATTCTTTCCTGTAATGTGAAAGCAGAGCAACTTCACAACAGAAAGCTTGTGTCTTCTCATCTTTCTACCCTTCCAGAACCGTGCTGAGAGGAAAAGGCTGAACATTATCATTGTGGCAGAAGGTGCCATAGATTGCCACAACAAGCCTATAACTTGTGATTATATCAAAGATGTGAGTACAGTGGAAAAAGGaaaacacttttattaaaaCCCACATGTCAAAGAAATACAGTTTGGATGTACTATGActcttttccttttaaaagtAGCCATATCTTCCCTACAGTCTCACTTCTCAATGTATTCAAATGGTTTTATCCCAGCTattcttttcttctctttctaaTCAGCTGGTAGTGCGCCGCCTGGGATTTGACACCCGAGTCACTATCCTAGGTCACGTGCAAAGAGGTGGAACCCCGTCTGCCTTTGATAGGATCCTGGTAAGATACAATAAGAGCAGGTAGCATCGTCCTGCTAACCATGAGGTACCCATAGTCTGTAAATAAACTGTGACATCTCCAGGCCAGTCGCATGGGAGTGGAGGCAGTATTGGCGTTACTGGAGGCGTCTGACAGTGACAACACCCCGGCCTGTGTTGTTTCTCTGGTTGGAAACCAGGCTGTCCGACTGCCACTTATGGAGTGTGTGCAAATGGTGAGTGAAGTATCATATGCGTATTTGTAATTATATACACTTAGTGTGAGATACAGAGGCATGCACAGGTCGCAATAAGATACTAAAGAAATCCAGGATTTCCACAgatgtttacaaaatgaaaaataagatttatttatttatttttaaaccaagGTGATTAAAATTTTAACAATGGTTTAGTCACGTCCAAACCtggattgtttttattatttgtatttggcaattagAAATTAGAAATTGCCAAATACTTTGTTCTCCTGTGATGAAAACCTTTTGCTGTTTACgttgctaggttaaagctaaagctgcttctttttgtttacaaaacaaaaaagtgtcacAGTTAGGATTTTAGGTGGTGGCCTCTAGCATCGTCCAATCTTTTTATAAACACATGAGGGTACCCGCCTTCTCGTGTGCAACCAATCCAGACTACTTATTTTAAATCTGCCATTTGACATATTTGAAGAtgaagatttttgtttttccatcagACCCAAGAGGTTCAgaaggccatggatgagaagaagTTTGAGGATGCTGTCCGTCTGCGTGGCAGGTATTTCACACAAGTTTCCGTATATGTAGATAAGTTAggtctttttttaattctatttacTCAACCATCATATTCTAAAAGCAacaacttgttttttatttcctaCATTCGTCTGTTTTATCTGCAGGAGCTTTGAAAACAATCTGGTCACCTACAGACTGCTTTCCCACCGCAAAGCTGATTCTGAGCTGCCGAGCGTGAGTACCGTCACAAGTtagggcagtgtttttcaacctttgggtcgggaccccatgtggggtcgcctggaattaaaatgccgTTGCCTGAAGTGTCTTGTAATTgataaggagaaaaaaaaaaaaacactaaaaacttgTTAAAacggattattttttttttttttactattatttttcaaatacacattgcacacaataaatatcaaatcactgtattttatacttaaactttttcaaatataaatctagtttaaataaaatgctgaATAAATATATCTGAGGTGGCGTACTTTGtgcacactttaataaacatgatcaaaaattatttatagaaaaaaccttggggtcacgaccTGAAAAAGGCTGGAAACATCTGGTTTAGAGTTTTACAATCAGTGCAGTGACATGTGCAGTACTTCACTCCTCTAATGTGTGTGCCCACCAGCTGCTCTGAGATCAGTAAGTAAAATATGAGGTACGTTCATGGTCAGGTGCATCATGGGTGCTGTAGTCCTACCGTGACACTAACAGCCTGTCTTTTCGTGCCTATCTGTCCTGATGAAGAGGAAGGAGGACGATGAAGAGTTTGATAATTACCATAAACTATGAGAAAGCTGCTGAAGTTTGAAGCAGAGCTTTTAGCGTTTTGCTAAGATTTATTAGCTGGATTTGGTATTTCTTTCTTCCATGTTGAGATACGAGTCCATTTTAAGTTGAACAAAACATCAGCATCTTGCATCGCACTGCTTACTGCCAAGGAAAATCATAGCAATAACTGATCCAGAGATGGGaagtaacagagtagaaatactctgttactgtacttaagtattttttttttggcggggTGGTATCTGTTCTTGACTTTGTATTTATGTTGGTGAagtcttttttacttttaattactACATTTTTGCACAATTGTTCATTTTAccagaagtgtaaagagtactgatatatcctactcaagtacaagttcaagtaagtcatacataaaatattcaagtacaagtaagaagtagctgaattaaatagcattcaaagttaaagttactagttactttcaaccccctcatgtttatttatttttgccacggttcccttacatacattaaacatctcatgtctaaatttaaaaaaagaagagatgaaatcttgcacagttggaacttaatttattttccacaaaggaatctgtataaaataagaggtttgtcaaaatgtacaattcttttttttaaataaaataacatcaatgaattcaattcaaaatagaaCCAATTCTCTGGCTTTAAGTATAgtaacatttatgaactctaaaactgagaaaaaaaaaaaccttcattcaatgttgttttgcataacgtttaatctggttggttggttaTGATGCGATGcggtttgattgttgtctggtatttcattttttgccgtttcacaatgtccgttgatcattttaaaactaaaagtaataatgtactcaagtagaaatgCAACATATTACTTCACTTCTTTCTAAACatacaagtaaaaagactgatttagaaatacacaaaaaagcaactcaaataCAGTAACGTGATTACCCCAGCACCACAAAAAAACcctgtttttttctgaataaacatctttttggggaaattttcttttttcttccatttttcagTATGGATTAGGTTTAGTACTATCTCCCAGTGTCTTAAAACAagtttaaagtacatttttatcaaattaaacaaGCCGGCCATGTTTGCTCTCAATAACGCAATCAATGcttctgttgtttcaaataaaaaaaaagtcagaaaaacagggaattttttttctccacaaaacagttttgtttgcccgaaaaactgaaaaaaaaatgtgtataaaaaactgaaacaagtgttgttaaaatttaatttttgcTTTGGTACCAAAGTCCATTTTTGAACATGCATTTTAACACCACTACATTTACTTAAGTACACaaagtgtgtatttttgtttttgccacctctgctttGATCACAATCAAAGGTTTCAGTAGTCTGAAAGCATCTTAGTTCATCCACACGTCAAACTGTACAGGTTTACTGCTCTTTCCCCAGAAATCATGATCAGTTTTTAACGTTTTATTCTATTGAATTTATCACAATCAAACCTGATTTGAAAATGCATTTGAAATGGATACAGACAACTTAAAAATGTACACATAGGGCAGTTGGGAGGGTAGAATAAAGAATGACTTTTACTTGATTTCTACTTAAACCTTTGAAAATAAGTGTGAAGTAAAATGCTGATTTAATGATAACCATTTTTAACTGATGAATCTTGTAGCAAAATCATTTTGATAGTGAACCTGCATGTTGACAAAAATGCTTAGTAGCCTGTGAGGATAAAGTATTTTTAGGCTGGTAATAATATTTATCTACTCAAAAAGCAGATATCCAAAATAATCATTGTACTGAAGGGACACATTTGTTACCTGCCCTTCCTTTTTAATcaatttggttgatttttttttttaaccaggttGAATGAAAGAAGTAGGCAGATAAATATAAGAATATTATTCTTCCATTTGCTCCTTTCTGATTATggaaatatataaaacacaaagtgtgaACTGTATGTGGCTTGTACAACTATACATTTTCATGAAaggaataaagaaataaatgaaagaactATTGGTCAAGTGCACAATAACACTTCTGACTCTGCACTGGTCCCTATGGTGGACTGGATGTGGGACATTTAATAAATGTGGACCATGCATGATGGTTGGACCATAGctttgcagtaaaaaaaaaagactccatgAAGCATTTGTTGCTTAATTATGTCATTTTTCTGCATGTGGCCTAATGCATGATGGAGCATCGttttctgctgctgctccagACGTGACGCAGTGATGACGCACTTTGCAACACATGTTCTATAAGACTCATATCTTATTAAGAAGGTCATCTTGGGGACTTTTaaagcacatactgtatgtggatATGATTAATAGCtgcattttgcattttatttgccgAGCTTATTTAATCTAAGGCAGCATCAGTTATTTATGTGACCACTGACTTTCACCCACAGAGCTCTTTTAACGTGGCTGTGCTGAACGTTGGTGCTCCAGCTGCTGGGATGAATGGTGCAGTGCGCTCTGCTGTCAGAGTGGGAATCACTGAGGGCCACAAAATGTTTGCTGTCAATGATGGATTCGAGGGTTTCTATAAAGGGCAGGTCAGTAAATCAGATTTAATCACCAAACAGTTCCAGTCAAAAGTCTTCAGAGATTTGTTACAATTTGCTGTCATGTTGCTTGTTGTGCTGttgcctattattattattatttttgaataactactgtattttattattatattatacagaTTTTAAATGTCAACTGCCAAGCTAACTTACAATGTGTTATATGGAGACATTTCTTCTTAATGTTGTAcatcacatgtcaaactcaaggcccaggggccaaatccagccttaAATAGAAACTGagatgatagaaaaaacatgaattattgtgtaaatgaccaactaattcagttgtagatggTTAATTCCCTTCAAACTAAGTGAAACTCCATAGTATtcgcagggctcacagtttttcaGTGCTTTTATCACCTGACTGCTCTGTATGTTTCAATTTGTTCaaaaattctgcaatttttcttacattttttgaacataATTTTCACATTAATGATGAAATACcttgttttcctgcctaaaatctgtggaaCATTTGTGATGAAACTGCTGTTTACTTGGCCCTTGtgtgaaaatgagtttgacacccctgttgtaCATGGTCTCCTAACACATAAACTACATATCCTGTCTTATTAAGTATCTTGTGTCTTACCaaatattatacatatatttttttttcttttaaattttatCACAGTTTTCCTGCATATTTTAGAAAATCAAAGTAAggtaaagtgaaaaaaaagatataaatgTCAATaattgtgctgtttttttatctAGATCAAGGAAATCAAATGGGGAGACGTTGGTGGTTGGACTGGCCAGGGAGGGTCCCTACTGGGGACTAAAAGGTAAACTGCTGCTGTCTAGAATATATAGTTGGTAGGCCTGGGCAATTTATCAAAATccaagatatattgagatttctattttggcgatatagaaaattacagtatCAACTATAAATATatcattttatagcttattttgtatttaaatactcgtttcaggagtcgctgcttttgctacttctcagaacagcatgaaaagcatgGTTTGgtggattgctgagtgcatcctaactcCAAACAACccgcactacagaactcactcacatgtgctgtcccatATAGAAGAGAAAAAGCTAAAGGTtgtacatattgtgcagctgtttgttaagaaacgcatcagcaaattttaacccagaattgtcttacTGGTAAAACTTTTCATCAGTTAAAAATgtctagatttatattgtatataaaaaGTGTGATATAAAGTGTGTGAAAAGTGAGTGGGTAAACTAGAGatgtttattctgttgcttccaCTGTGTTTGGTAGAACTTTGCCAGGGGCCCATTTGGATAAGATCGCTGAGCAGATGAGGATCTATAACATTAATGCTCTGCTTGTGATCGGAGGATTTGAGGTATGTAATATTTCCTGATATTTTTCAATTGtagcacatttatttgtttgcatATTAGAATTATGAAAGTTGAAATGAATTTGATACATAAAAGTGATTCAATAAGTTAAATTCTAATCCAGAATACTACTGATTTAGTTTAAATGATGGTGATTTCATTACTGTCCAGGTTTCCTGTTTTCTTATGTTGTATGTTATGTTTGTTTCCTTCCTTTATATTGCATTCACCATGTATTATCCAACATGTTGAATACATTTGTTTCCCCACCCATTCTACATTTAACCTCTCACACACATTTCCTGACATTTTAAAGTAAAGTGATTGATTGGAaccaaaatgtttagtttttttcacacCGTGTTGTTCATAAAACCAATAAAGTTTAGATAATAAGTGtagaaaatgtaatatttgcTAGTAATGTAAAGTAGATGTTCAAGAGAATATTAACTTATGGACAATTAGCAAAAtgttaaacaatatatataaaaaaaaagctttgttttgTGCCATTACCCTGTGTTAGTGCGTGTCCTGCTGTCTGTTGTGATTGACCTGGCTCTCTCCCCTTGGCTCCTCCCACCAGTGAACTTTGCACACACTTTCATTTTGTTCCCACTGCTGGACATCATCTCTCCCCTCCCACTACATAACCCAGCAACCCATCTCCCCTCAACACCCATGTCCCAGGCCCCACACCCTCCTCAAAGCCACGCCTTCTTTGAAAATAGACACACCCATGGcaacttattttacttttttgtgttttactggtGGTGCATTCATttatctgacttttattttagtttgaagtattgtgtttgtgtttgtgatgaatatatatatatatatatatatataattttggtGTGTCTTCAATATCGATCTTTTTAGCTGCACCTGTCAGTAGTTGCAGTAGCTTACTAGTACTAGTTTACTAGCTATTATCACTAGTACTAGCTTACTAGCTATTAACATACTAGTACTAGCTTATTAGTGTCACTACCTAATCCTTTCACGTAGcggatcctttcagatcctttcaacgcttCCTTCACTCGTAATCCTTACAACCGAGCTGTTGGgatgtgatatttgaatgtaaactaaCCATAcaatgtttgttaaatatttaaagaaagtgtctatagATACGTTAACCGTAGCCATAGCCTCCGGGACTATGGGTTCGACCGATGACGTTACCGTAAGGTAGGGTGAGTTAGTCCTTAACGTAGGTTATTGTTAGTTAGTTCATAACTTATCTGAAACAGAAGTAAGTAAGTAGcgtctcattggccagtttaggtcacgtggtaCACCTGTcccgtgacctaaactggccaacgaggggcgctgcgtatgcataAAGTGGCAGTCTATGGATGTTTAAAGTACACGTGTAAATATGtaactgttttgtggtgtttttaatttttaatttaaaaacaaaaatggataaaaccaaacagaaaataaaatagtagtgtttcaacttttaaatagtacacgaactgccgtaaaataggccgaccggatgTAGACACGTTTTGCACATGTGTTCTGAAATGATCCGCTCCGTGAAAAGATTAGGTAGTGACAATTAGTTCTGACTTATTAGCtttactagtttttttttcttcaagttttaattagaaacataaaaaaatacaatgacaaTTCACAGAATCTGATACCACAACAAGAAATAAACAGTGATAATATTAGTATTTAAAGAGACATGTTAACTATAGTGCAAGATTGTAAAACATtctaaaaacttaaaattataaaataaagatataaatACACAGGAATAAATgggtaaaaatgaaataaaggatATCCATTACAACAATGGAACAAACCCCAAACAAAAGCATATtagcataattaaaaaaataaacaaacgaGGGGATTACAATAAGCTACTAGCTACTACGACCGGCAGCTACAATTAAGGAAGACATTTTGATTGCATTTCTTAACACTATTAAAAAGTACTTTTATGGCAAAAGTTCTCTACAAATCTTAAAGTAAAGTCTAGAAACAAATGTagcattattttattaatgctGGTACTACCCTTAGCAGTAGGCAGCCTCCTTTTCCTTCATTGTATGCatgcttttttcccccaaataaTGAATTAGATGTTGGTTCTTAATGCTGCAGGCCTACGTGGGATTACTGGAACTTTCTACGGCACGGGACAAATATAACGAGTTCTGTGTGCCCATGGTCATGGTCCCTGCCACCGTCTCCAATAATATacctggttcagacctgagcatAGGCTCAGACACCGCTCTGAATGCCATTACTGATGTAAGTGCAGCCAGGTTTGGAGCTTCCCTGACGACTAGCTCACATCCACACAACAACAAGCTAATAAATAGCTAGCTGGAGAGATGATCCAAACTTCCAGAAGACGTATTCTTATGAATgagtttatatatattaaaaaaaaaagtgtttccttcaatgctaagctaattttGCAAAACTGCTGTTAGATAGTGATCCTTTATTATTGATTGTTTTGTCTCCTTCCttaaatttgtgttttgttgatgGGAATAAACCAAGAACGCTGTCAGGGTTGAGGTCAGTTATACATTTAATTGATAATAAATtccaattatgatgtaattataaaaaatctgttgctgttgtaattgtaaattgtaattgccaagaaaattctataaaaaaatgtcaattattgtTAGTGAGTTAGAGTTAAGATATAATTTTCAATAGCAACACTACTGTGAATGTACCTGATGTTTAGTACAAAGAGTTTATAGCTATTGCTAAAGTCCAACGCTTGTCCCTAGTTGGACTTTTACATCagatattataattataatatgcactaaaatgtaaacgtaaagatgctaaaacgacaccacacacacatacaatcatcacaacagGCCTATAAATGACAAGCATACATGATACACTCGAATATAAACTACATGAGATCATTAGTGAAGCATTTTGGTCCAGAGTGGGCTGTTTTTaagcactatataaattaaagttagtaaaattgtaattgtgaacataattgtaattgactttcaggtgaAAAATacttattgtaatttaattgtatttggaaaaaaaatgacggTCACCgtcatcataattgaattgtaattgaacatggataatttaaaaatttaattaaatttgtaatcaataattacaattatggcgtaattgtaattttcaaaatctgttgctgtcataatcgtaattgggtttagataattgactttggaaTTGGAATTGCCATgacaattctataaaaattgtcaattataattgaacacaAAATTGTGacaccatgttatagttctacacatgtgtagttaataagtattaaaatgtgtttta
This window contains:
- the LOC114479009 gene encoding ATP-dependent 6-phosphofructokinase, platelet type-like isoform X3 — encoded protein: MAGTAGPKRQDTRKYFENLDGAGKCIAVLTSGGDAQGMNAAVRAVVRMGIYVGAKVYFIHEGYQGMVDGGDNIIEATWESVSSMLQVGGTVIGSARCKEFRTHEGRLKAALNLVKHSITNLCVIGGDGSLTGANLFREEWSGLLNELVEQGLVSEEEVRSNSELHIVGMVGSIDNDFCGTDMTIGTDSALHRIIEVVDAIMTTAQSHQRTFVLEVMGRHCGYLAMVSALACGADWVFIPEMPPEDDWEDVMCQKLSENRAERKRLNIIIVAEGAIDCHNKPITCDYIKDLVVRRLGFDTRVTILGHVQRGGTPSAFDRILASRMGVEAVLALLEASDSDNTPACVVSLVGNQAVRLPLMECVQMTQEVQKAMDEKKFEDAVRLRGRSFENNLVTYRLLSHRKADSELPSSSFNVAVLNVGAPAAGMNGAVRSAVRVGITEGHKMFAVNDGFEGFYKGQIKEIKWGDVGGWTGQGGSLLGTKRTLPGAHLDKIAEQMRIYNINALLVIGGFEAYVGLLELSTARDKYNEFCVPMVMVPATVSNNIPGSDLSIGSDTALNAITDAFESLLQLYEARADFQEFCIPMCMLPATISNNMPGTDLSIGADTAINAIVETCDRIKQSASGTKRRVFIIETMGGYCGYLATVGGLAAGADTVYIYEEPFDIRDLQANVEHLTQKMKTSIQRGLVLRNENCNENFNTDFIYQLYSEEGQGVFDCRKNILGHMQQGGAPSPFDRNFGTKVAAKAIQWVTKTLKESFKGGRVFTNSPDTACLLGMRRRAMVFQPVSQLRDETDFVHRIPKEQWWLKLRPLMKILAKYKTSYDVSDSGQLEHVTQIRPRETKTSADI
- the LOC114479009 gene encoding ATP-dependent 6-phosphofructokinase, platelet type-like isoform X1, giving the protein MAGTAGPKRQDTRKYFENLDGAGKCIAVLTSGGDAQGMNAAVRAVVRMGIYVGAKVYFIHEGYQGMVDGGDNIIEATWESVSSMLQVGGTVIGSARCKEFRTHEGRLKAALNLVKHSITNLCVIGGDGSLTGANLFREEWSGLLNELVEQGLVSEEEVRSNSELHIVGMVGSIDNDFCGTDMTIGTDSALHRIIEVVDAIMTTAQSHQRTFVLEVMGRHCGYLAMVSALACGADWVFIPEMPPEDDWEDVMCQKLSENRAERKRLNIIIVAEGAIDCHNKPITCDYIKDLVVRRLGFDTRVTILGHVQRGGTPSAFDRILASRMGVEAVLALLEASDSDNTPACVVSLVGNQAVRLPLMECVQMTQEVQKAMDEKKFEDAVRLRGRSFENNLVTYRLLSHRKADSELPSSSFNVAVLNVGAPAAGMNGAVRSAVRVGITEGHKMFAVNDGFEGFYKGQIKEIKWGDVGGWTGQGGSLLGTKRTLPGAHLDKIAEQMRIYNINALLVIGGFEAYVGLLELSTARDKYNEFCVPMVMVPATVSNNIPGSDLSIGSDTALNAITDTCDRIKQSASGTKRRVFIIETMGGYCGYLATVGGLAAGADTVYIYEEPFDIRDLQANVEHLTQKMKTSIQRGLVLRNENCNENFNTDFIYQLYSEEGQGVFDCRKNILGHMQQGGAPSPFDRNFGTKVAAKAIQWVTKTLKESFKGGRVFTNSPDTACLLGMRRRAMVFQPVSQLRDETDFVHRIPKEQWWLKLRPLMKILAKYKTSYDVSDSGQLEHVTQIRPRETKTSADI